One Pirellulales bacterium genomic window, AATATTCCACCCGAGCAACGAGCAGCAACGCCGGGCCTTCACGTCGGGCCGCTGTTGACGGTCGATCAAGTCGTCTTCAATGCCGACAAGAAACGCGCACTCGGCCAGCAGCATGCAGCCATCGCCGTCGATATGGAAACCTTCGCCGTCGCCGAAGCCTGCCGGCGCGAAAAGAAACGCTTTCTTTCCGTGCGCGTCATTTGCGACACGGTGGACGAAGAACTGCCCGCCGAAGTGGAACGACTCGTCAAGAAGAAAGGGACCGCGCGAAAGATCGGCGCAGCGGCAGGCTCGATCCTGCGGCGCCCATCGACGGTTAAAGACCTCTGGCATTTCCGCGACACCGCGCTGCAATGCGCCGAGCGGTTGGCGAAGTTTTTGGAGGGCGTCATCGAGCAATTGGCAAGCCATTAAATGCATCTTAGCGGATTGAAGTGAATGTGAGTGCGATTTTTGCTGCCTCATAGCCGCTGCGCACCGCGCCTTCCATCGTTGCGGGCCAGCCGGTCGCGGTCCAATCGCCCGCGAGAAACAAGTTCGGCACGCTCGTTTGCTGCTGCGGGCGAAGTTGATCGGCACCGGGGCGAGCTGAAAATACGGCGTGCTGATCGGTGATCATTCGCGATTGCAGCAGCTTCGCTTTGTTCGCCAACGGCCAGAGTTCGGTGAGTTCGGCAAGCACGCGATCGATCACTTCGCTCCGCGCCAGTTTTTCTAGCTCTCGCGACGCACTGATGACAATCTGATAGTGATGGCCCGCGGAGAGTTCGTTGCCGCGATTAAACATCCATTGGCTCGTGCGCCCTGGCAATACGGCATGGGGAAGTTCAGTAATCGCGCGATCGAACCACAGATGCACGGCCGTAATCGGTGCGGACTCGATCTGTTGGATACATTGCAATTCAGGTATTGCTGCTCGCAAGGGCTCGCTGAGCAAGACGTCGATGCGCCGCCAGGGAACGGCAACAATGACCGCATCGAAGATGTGTCGTTCGCCAATGGCAAGTTCAACTTCTCGAACGCCTTTCGCATCGCCGCACAATTGCGTCACGCCGCATTCACGATGTACAACAACGCCGCGGCTCCGCAGCCAGCCCTCCAGCTTGGTGCCATAAAGCTCGCCGAGCGACACAGTCGGGACGATCATTTCGTAAGCACGACGATTGCCGAGAAACGCATCGACGAATACTTTTCGCACGGGCGGCACGCTGGCGCGGACGAGCGTTTCACTGAGTGCGCTGACGATGACCGGCGCCCAAAATAGTTCGATCGCCCGCGAAGATTGACCGTTCTCCCGCAACCATTCGTCGATCGTCGGCCCGTTTGGATTGTCGGTTGTCGATGCCTTCTTCAATGCCCGTATGGCACGAATGATGCCGATGCGTTCGCCCCACGTGAGATACCTCAGCCGCAACAGCGACGGCAGCAAATGCAGCGGTGCCGGCAGCCAGCGGCTGGCCGAGATATCGCATCGCCGACCGTCGGGACCAATAAAGTGCAGCGTCGAATCGCGGCGCGTGAACGCATCCAGCCCCGTGCGCCGGCAGAAATCGAGCCAAGCGGAGCAACAGCCAAGACTCACGTGTTGACAGTGATCGACGAGCAAATCGTTGGCTGAATCGCGAAACGAGCCAGCCCGGCCGCCGAGTTGCTTGCGGGACTCAAACAGCTCGATGTTCAACCCGCGCCCCGAAAGCTCGACCGCCGCGGCCAAACCAGCTAGTCCGCCGCCGACAATAGCAATGTGCTTGGGTTCGCCCATATTGCTCAAGTCTCACCGCGGATTGCTCTTCCATTCCAGCCCGACACTTTGCGATTGCCTATTAGCATGAAACAGGGCTCCCGCAGCAATCCGCAATTTCTCCCACCGCGAAAGGCGGACGCGCCGAAAGAGAATCGCCGTCGGATGCTGTTTGATTTTCTTGAGTAGTGTCCCATAGGTGGTTGCCATCGCACGAAATGCTCGCTGGCCGTCGCGCTCTAGCAGCGGCTCTAGCTCTGCCGCCGCAGCGAAGTATTGCTCGGCGCGGACGGTCTCAAAGTCCATCAGGTTGCGAAAGCGGTCACTCACTTCTTGCCGGCGCAGATCGTCGAAACTGTATCCAAATCGTTCCAAATCCTCTTGCGGCAAATAACATCGCCCACTCTCGGCGTCTTCCGTCAGGTCGCGGAGGATGTTCGTCAATTGAAAGGCGGTCCCGCAGCGGCTGGCAAGTTCCAGGACTTGCGTTCCGCGAAAACCCCAAATGTGAATGCACGCCAAGCCGACGACCGAAGCCACGCGGTAGCAGTATTTTTCTAATTCTTCGAACGTCTTGTAATGCGTGCCCGCGATGTCCATTTTGACGCCGTCGATGGCGGCGGTGAGGTATTCGATCGGAATTGAATACCGTTTCAT contains:
- a CDS encoding FAD-dependent oxidoreductase, whose protein sequence is MGEPKHIAIVGGGLAGLAAAVELSGRGLNIELFESRKQLGGRAGSFRDSANDLLVDHCQHVSLGCCSAWLDFCRRTGLDAFTRRDSTLHFIGPDGRRCDISASRWLPAPLHLLPSLLRLRYLTWGERIGIIRAIRALKKASTTDNPNGPTIDEWLRENGQSSRAIELFWAPVIVSALSETLVRASVPPVRKVFVDAFLGNRRAYEMIVPTVSLGELYGTKLEGWLRSRGVVVHRECGVTQLCGDAKGVREVELAIGERHIFDAVIVAVPWRRIDVLLSEPLRAAIPELQCIQQIESAPITAVHLWFDRAITELPHAVLPGRTSQWMFNRGNELSAGHHYQIVISASRELEKLARSEVIDRVLAELTELWPLANKAKLLQSRMITDQHAVFSARPGADQLRPQQQTSVPNLFLAGDWTATGWPATMEGAVRSGYEAAKIALTFTSIR
- a CDS encoding phytoene/squalene synthase family protein; the encoded protein is MTDLDASYAHCQRLARGAASNFYFSFLLLPREKRQAMCALYAYLRHVDDLADDESRSANFRSVELNELKTVISSPDFRAGNDPILPALADTMKRYSIPIEYLTAAIDGVKMDIAGTHYKTFEELEKYCYRVASVVGLACIHIWGFRGTQVLELASRCGTAFQLTNILRDLTEDAESGRCYLPQEDLERFGYSFDDLRRQEVSDRFRNLMDFETVRAEQYFAAAAELEPLLERDGQRAFRAMATTYGTLLKKIKQHPTAILFRRVRLSRWEKLRIAAGALFHANRQSQSVGLEWKSNPR